A stretch of DNA from Sulfurovum sp. TSL6:
AAGTTATATCTAGTCTACTACCAAAGTGTGTATTTGGTGTGCATTACGTATATAAATTACACGTAGACTGCACATGAAATATTTATAATGAAATATGAAGCAGTAAGGAGTATTGTATGAAAAAGTTAATGGCTAGTATTGCACTAACTTCGATGATGACATCAACACTTTTAGTAGCAGAAATACAGAATGTTGATATAAAACAGTTACGTGAAGATGTAGACGCCTTGAAAGCAAGAGATAAACAAATTGAATATCATTCAATGTCTGCTTTTCAATTGGCAGGCTACGCTTCTCTTGACTATATAAATGAAGAGAATGAAGATGGATCCTTCTCTGAGCTTAAGTTCTCCCCTTTATTACTTTACACATATGGTGATATCTTTCTGTTTGAAGCTGAAGTAGAATTTGAGATCAATGATGAAGGTGAAACTGAAACTAACCTTGAATATGCTGCAGGTACATTCTTTATCAATGATTATATGGGGTTACAAGTAGGGAAGTTTTTGTCACCTATAGGACAGTTTGTACAAAACTTACATCCTTCCTGGATCAATAAACTTCCAAGTGCCCCAGTCGGCTTTGGTCATGATGGGGCAGCACCTTCTTCCAATATTGGTATTGCACTTCGGGGAGGTTTGCCGAAAATGGGAGACATACGAAGTAACTATACTATTTTTGTGGCAAATGCACCGAGCTTTGGTGTAGCAGATGATGGTGACGTGATAATTGATACCGAGGCTAAAACAGACGTTAGTGATGCAACTATGACAATTGGTGGACGTTATGCTATTAATCCTTTGGGAAATATGGAAATTGGCGTTTCTTTGGCAACTGGAGAAGTTGAAGAGGAATTACCCTCAGAAGAAACTGTTGTACGTGATTACGATGTATTTGGAACAGATATAATGTATAACATTAATGCTCTCAATTTAAAAGCTGAGTATATCCAACAAAAAATTGGTGAAAATACTTTGAGTACATTAGAGGGTGGCACATGGAGAGCATGGTATGCTCAGGCAGCCTATCAATTTTCATCGGTGAACCTTGAACCCGTAGTTCGTTACAGTGATTATCATAATCCTGAGACCGACCGCAACCAATGGGCACTTGGATTGAACTATCTTTTTGCTAATAATCTGATCGCCAAAGTTGCATATGAGTTCAATGAGGATGAAGATGATACAGCAATTGATTCACATGCGAATAACGATCGTTTCCTTGTACAGTTTGCAATTGGTTTTTAGGAGAAAAAGATGAAAAATATATTAAAAATAACAACAATTACTACGCTATTGCTTGCGGCAATGGGAACAACTTCTGTAGCAAATGAAAATACTGATAATACTGAAAATGGTGCACAACTTTGGGCTGATACTTGTATGCGTTGTCATAATTTACGAACCATATCGGATCGTAGTAAAAGTAATTGGTCAATTTCTATGAGCCATATGCGTGTTCGTGCTGGACTTACAGGGCAAGAGACAAAAGACATTTTGGCTTTTATTTTGGCGTCTAAAGTAGCAGAGGATACAAAGTAAATCACTCAACTCTTTAGTTTAGTGTCAGTTTCAGGTGAAAGAGTATGTCCATTTTTCACCGTTTGATAATTGTCTTGAGAATTAGGTGTTGTATACAAAAATACATTCAAGGATATTTATTTTTTAAAACGTTATTATCTAAAAGCTAGCCAAGGGAGGATTGGTCTCCTTTGGTTTGTTAGACATCTAGTTACTCTGTTTCATCTTTACTTGCCAAAGAAGAGGCAATTAGCCCTAATTTGTTGTCGATAGACTCTAGATTTCTGTTTACTTTTAAAAAAATGGTGTTGTTTCTGCCTTTTAGAGCATCCGATAAATCATGGGCTGCACTATTCTTAGTATTCATGTATTTCATGTAACGTAAATCAAGTATAGATACATCCTCACCATTTTTTTTATTCCTGAGTGGAGTTCGGTATGTATATTTAGCCCTAATGGAGAAGTTGTTATTTATTTGTGAGATAAGTCCTTTATATTGACCGGCTTGAAATCTCAAT
This window harbors:
- a CDS encoding porin codes for the protein MKKLMASIALTSMMTSTLLVAEIQNVDIKQLREDVDALKARDKQIEYHSMSAFQLAGYASLDYINEENEDGSFSELKFSPLLLYTYGDIFLFEAEVEFEINDEGETETNLEYAAGTFFINDYMGLQVGKFLSPIGQFVQNLHPSWINKLPSAPVGFGHDGAAPSSNIGIALRGGLPKMGDIRSNYTIFVANAPSFGVADDGDVIIDTEAKTDVSDATMTIGGRYAINPLGNMEIGVSLATGEVEEELPSEETVVRDYDVFGTDIMYNINALNLKAEYIQQKIGENTLSTLEGGTWRAWYAQAAYQFSSVNLEPVVRYSDYHNPETDRNQWALGLNYLFANNLIAKVAYEFNEDEDDTAIDSHANNDRFLVQFAIGF